The proteins below come from a single Burkholderia sp. FERM BP-3421 genomic window:
- the sugE gene encoding quaternary ammonium compound efflux SMR transporter SugE: MSWVLLFVAGLLEVAWAAGMKSSAGFTRLGPSIFTIVTALGSFILLAIAMRELPLGTAYAVWTGIGAVGAFIFGIVMMGEAVSVARVASALLILVGLIGLKLSSAD; encoded by the coding sequence ATGTCCTGGGTCTTGCTGTTTGTGGCCGGTTTGCTCGAAGTCGCCTGGGCGGCCGGCATGAAATCCTCCGCGGGTTTCACCCGTCTCGGTCCGTCCATCTTCACGATCGTCACCGCGCTCGGCAGTTTCATCCTGCTCGCGATCGCGATGCGCGAACTGCCGCTCGGCACCGCGTATGCGGTATGGACCGGCATCGGCGCCGTGGGCGCGTTCATCTTCGGGATCGTCATGATGGGCGAGGCGGTGAGCGTCGCGCGGGTCGCGAGCGCGCTCCTGATCCTCGTCGGCCTGATCGGCCTCAAGTTGTCCTCGGCCGACTGA
- a CDS encoding putative hemolysin: MRALIRMGIGGALGLVAAGVIAQPLPAAPQKIGMANPASVNCEKLGGKLVIHDSPRGQYGMCVFKDGRTCEEWALYRDDRCVQVDAQGLPIAERAAAAPHAPK, translated from the coding sequence ATGAGGGCGTTGATACGGATGGGAATCGGCGGAGCGCTTGGGCTGGTCGCGGCGGGCGTGATCGCGCAGCCGCTGCCGGCCGCGCCGCAGAAGATCGGCATGGCGAATCCGGCCTCGGTCAATTGCGAGAAGCTCGGCGGCAAGCTGGTGATCCACGACAGTCCGCGCGGCCAGTACGGCATGTGCGTGTTCAAGGACGGCCGCACCTGCGAGGAATGGGCGCTGTATCGCGACGATCGCTGCGTGCAGGTCGACGCTCAGGGCCTGCCGATCGCGGAGCGCGCCGCCGCCGCGCCGCATGCGCCGAAGTAG